In Mycoplasma sp. OR1901, the following are encoded in one genomic region:
- a CDS encoding ORF6N domain-containing protein produces MDRYYRKGNKMNNNLINEKSNITLIDNDISHDEVNALSEVNVDAIKDLIYTIRGKQIMIDRDLAMLYKVETKRLNEQVKRNIERFPTHFRFQLNDEETSELVAKCDRFKTLKHSSANPYCFTESGIAMLSSVLKSDIAIKVSIRIITIFVELRKFLVNNQELFSRLSNLELKQLENEQKFEKVFDYIAENKEVSQKMFFDGQIYDAYSLLTNIVKKANKNIILIDNYVDTITLDILSKKHSNVTIQIYTSKNTKLTKTDTDKFNEQYKNLTVSYINTFHDRFLILDKNICFHIGASIKDAGNKSFAINKIEDKQIIADILVRLNN; encoded by the coding sequence GTGGATAGATATTATAGAAAAGGTAATAAAATGAATAATAATTTAATAAATGAAAAATCAAATATTACATTAATAGATAATGATATATCTCATGATGAAGTAAATGCTCTATCAGAAGTGAATGTCGATGCTATAAAGGACCTTATTTACACGATAAGAGGTAAACAAATAATGATCGATAGAGATTTAGCAATGCTTTATAAAGTGGAAACTAAAAGACTTAATGAACAAGTCAAAAGAAATATTGAACGCTTTCCAACACATTTTAGATTTCAACTAAATGATGAAGAAACTTCTGAACTGGTCGCAAAATGCGACCGGTTTAAAACACTAAAACATTCTAGTGCTAATCCGTATTGTTTTACAGAGTCCGGGATTGCTATGTTATCATCGGTTTTAAAAAGCGATATAGCCATAAAGGTTAGCATTAGGATAATTACTATTTTTGTAGAGTTACGTAAATTTTTAGTAAACAATCAAGAACTTTTTTCAAGATTATCTAATTTAGAGTTGAAACAATTAGAAAATGAGCAAAAATTTGAAAAAGTCTTTGATTATATAGCAGAAAACAAAGAAGTATCACAAAAAATGTTTTTTGACGGACAAATATATGATGCTTATAGTTTGCTTACGAATATAGTTAAAAAAGCTAATAAGAATATAATTTTAATAGATAACTATGTGGATACAATTACGCTTGATATACTATCCAAAAAGCATAGTAATGTAACTATACAAATATATACATCCAAAAACACAAAACTAACAAAGACAGATACGGATAAATTCAATGAGCAATATAAAAATCTAACAGTAAGCTATATCAATACATTTCATGATAGATTTTTGATACTAGATAAAAATATTTGCTTTCATATTGGAGCATCAATTAAAGATGCAGGTAATAAAAGTTTTGCTATAAATAAAATTGAAGATAAACAAATTATTGCCGATATATTAGTTAGATTAAATAATTAA
- a CDS encoding restriction endonuclease subunit S, with protein MYDVAREGGTPSTSVSSYYLNGDIPFVKIEDTKDKYINKVETNITIEGLKNSSAWIVPKNNIILTNGATVGNVSINNIDVSTKQGIIGMVLKENLNPEFVYYLLKTNKIWGEMMSKSSIGTFRYVLLKDLNKILFSLPNEKEREKISATLSNLDSSITLLQRKCEKLEKIKSILLKKMLI; from the coding sequence TTGTATGATGTAGCACGAGAAGGAGGAACACCTAGTACAAGTGTTTCTTCGTATTATTTAAATGGTGATATACCCTTCGTTAAAATAGAAGATACAAAAGATAAATACATAAATAAAGTCGAAACAAATATCACAATTGAAGGTCTTAAAAACTCATCTGCTTGAATAGTTCCAAAAAATAACATAATCTTAACAAACGGTGCAACTGTTGGTAATGTTTCCATAAACAACATTGATGTCTCAACTAAGCAAGGAATAATAGGAATGGTTTTAAAGGAAAATTTAAATCCGGAGTTTGTTTATTACTTATTGAAAACTAATAAAATTTGAGGTGAAATGATGTCTAAATCATCAATCGGGACTTTTAGATATGTTCTTTTGAAGGATTTAAATAAAATATTATTTTCGTTACCTAACGAAAAAGAAAGAGAAAAAATCTCGGCAACATTATCTAATTTAGACTCATCAATTACACTTCTTCAACGTAAGTGTGAAAAACTGGAAAAAATTAAATCTATACTACTAAAGAAAATGCTTATTTAA
- the dnaX gene encoding DNA polymerase III subunit gamma/tau — protein MSYKALYRKYRPTKFSEVVGQEFVVETLKNILQSRKVSHAYLFSGPKGTGKTSVAKIFASVLNCSHSNDLTQACQMCLDNSQNNLDIIEMDAASNNGVDAIRDLKQKVEQSPINSPFKVYIIDEVHMLSNTAFNALLKTLEEPPKHVIFILATTDPQKIPLTILSRVQRFNFRRMTENDIVNHLQFILDKEGVEYETSALRTIASLSTGGMRDALSIADQCSSFNNKTIHEKDIFNNYGIISNETGIKIINLIIRNEIYELISFLNDLNKSGVNIHQLVVRLLNITKEWLLASQSGNTDLLSYLSDVEVKQLNLNVRSALRLTKAFYDIFTKISKSEIPFEILQLGLINAIDLDEKNIIIPQQINVVKTEIKPKEEIKSEIPPKPILKQKIEPIATVKDDSDYYNPNIFKSKTRIEEPSNVDSIVEDLEQKTREIMINTEKSINKLDDDVTDYNDMQNNLLNNGSNTSENMFIDTHQINLNQDNIEDELTKITKLVLLVKKQKIHLNKTKEYQAIIRDYIENKNYNEEFFNVVKQFKNLKIILATPNTIVFSTPSDKVSYLKSKKTSYEFQTFIDFIFKDGYKHLFFIDSEGMEKVKEMFMNEYKFKIDELKDNDDLPKLTLIEPKK, from the coding sequence ATGAGTTACAAAGCACTTTATAGAAAATATAGACCAACAAAATTTAGTGAAGTTGTAGGTCAAGAATTTGTGGTTGAGACATTAAAAAATATTTTACAGAGTCGTAAAGTAAGTCATGCCTATTTATTTTCAGGACCTAAAGGTACAGGTAAAACTTCAGTAGCAAAAATATTTGCATCAGTATTAAATTGTTCGCATAGTAATGATTTAACACAAGCATGTCAAATGTGTTTAGATAATTCACAAAATAATTTAGACATAATCGAAATGGATGCTGCATCAAACAATGGTGTTGATGCGATTAGAGATCTAAAACAAAAAGTGGAACAAAGTCCAATTAATAGTCCTTTTAAAGTTTATATAATTGATGAGGTTCATATGTTATCAAATACCGCTTTTAATGCGTTATTAAAAACTTTAGAAGAACCGCCCAAGCATGTTATATTTATTTTAGCTACAACTGATCCACAAAAAATTCCTTTAACAATACTTTCTAGAGTTCAAAGATTTAATTTTAGAAGAATGACCGAAAATGATATTGTAAACCATTTACAATTTATTTTAGATAAAGAAGGTGTGGAGTACGAAACTAGTGCTTTAAGAACTATCGCTTCTTTATCAACAGGTGGTATGAGAGATGCTTTATCAATAGCTGACCAATGTAGTTCATTTAACAATAAAACAATTCATGAAAAAGATATTTTTAATAATTATGGAATTATCTCAAATGAAACCGGTATTAAAATAATTAACTTAATTATTCGGAATGAAATTTATGAACTAATTAGTTTCTTAAATGATTTAAATAAATCTGGAGTTAACATTCACCAATTAGTTGTTAGATTATTAAATATAACAAAAGAATGACTTTTAGCATCTCAAAGTGGTAATACTGATTTACTTTCATATTTAAGTGACGTGGAAGTTAAACAATTGAATTTAAATGTTCGTTCTGCATTAAGATTAACAAAGGCCTTTTATGATATTTTTACTAAGATATCTAAAAGTGAAATACCTTTTGAAATCTTACAATTAGGATTAATCAACGCCATCGACTTAGACGAAAAAAATATAATAATTCCACAACAAATAAATGTTGTAAAAACTGAAATTAAACCAAAAGAGGAAATAAAGTCTGAAATTCCACCTAAACCAATATTAAAACAAAAAATTGAACCTATCGCAACAGTTAAAGATGATTCGGATTATTATAACCCTAATATTTTTAAATCAAAAACTAGAATCGAAGAACCTTCAAATGTTGATTCAATTGTTGAAGATTTAGAACAAAAAACAAGAGAAATTATGATTAATACTGAAAAATCTATTAATAAATTAGATGATGATGTTACTGATTATAATGATATGCAAAATAATCTATTAAACAATGGTTCAAACACTTCAGAAAATATGTTTATAGATACTCATCAAATTAATTTAAATCAAGATAATATTGAAGATGAATTAACTAAAATAACTAAGCTTGTGCTTTTAGTTAAAAAACAAAAGATACATTTAAACAAAACAAAAGAATATCAAGCAATAATTAGAGATTATATAGAAAACAAAAATTATAATGAAGAGTTTTTTAATGTTGTTAAACAATTTAAAAATCTTAAGATAATTTTAGCAACACCAAATACAATTGTTTTCTCAACACCATCAGATAAAGTTTCATATCTAAAAAGTAAAAAGACAAGTTATGAATTTCAAACTTTTATAGACTTTATTTTTAAAGATGGTTATAAACATTTATTTTTTATAGATTCCGAAGGTATGGAAAAAGTAAAAGAAATGTTTATGAACGAATATAAATTTAAAATAGATGAACTTAAAGATAATGATGATTTACCAAAATTAACTTTAATTGAGCCGAAAAAATAA
- a CDS encoding YbaB/EbfC family nucleoid-associated protein: protein MIKRLKKIQKDFEETQKKFKEQEFTLEKQGIELVATGDYEFKKINIDEALIDPEDKELLEDLLLVAINELFEQIQAEEEKNAPSLPGGLPF, encoded by the coding sequence ATGATTAAAAGATTAAAAAAAATACAAAAAGATTTTGAAGAAACACAAAAGAAATTTAAAGAACAAGAATTTACATTAGAAAAACAAGGAATTGAATTAGTAGCAACAGGAGATTACGAATTCAAAAAAATTAATATTGATGAAGCTTTAATTGACCCAGAAGACAAAGAATTATTAGAAGACTTATTACTTGTAGCAATTAATGAATTATTCGAACAAATTCAGGCTGAAGAAGAGAAAAACGCACCTTCATTACCAGGTGGACTTCCATTTTAA
- a CDS encoding recombination protein RecR has protein sequence MFDSEIIEEFIKKVTKLPSISKKTAEKIVYWIFEQDYQTVGLLANSFKQIKEEIMLCEFCSRPKEKNECSICGDINRENKLLIIESLQILEKFEKGNFYKGKYFVFNKKLNTQNDINNNSELIAKLIDHAKNFNEVILGISPNLEGEIVSAVLKGFLESHNINVTQIAIGVPIGASVDYIDQGTLNFSLKNRK, from the coding sequence ATGTTTGATTCTGAAATAATCGAAGAATTTATTAAAAAGGTAACAAAATTACCTAGCATAAGCAAGAAAACAGCAGAGAAAATAGTGTATTGAATTTTTGAACAAGACTATCAGACTGTTGGTTTACTTGCAAATTCATTTAAGCAAATAAAAGAAGAAATTATGTTGTGTGAATTTTGTTCCAGGCCAAAAGAAAAAAATGAGTGTTCTATTTGCGGAGACATAAATAGAGAAAATAAACTTTTAATAATTGAAAGCTTACAAATATTAGAAAAATTTGAAAAAGGAAACTTTTACAAAGGTAAATATTTTGTTTTTAATAAAAAATTAAACACTCAAAATGATATAAATAATAATAGTGAACTTATTGCTAAATTAATTGATCATGCAAAAAACTTTAACGAAGTTATCTTAGGTATTTCGCCTAATCTAGAAGGTGAGATAGTAAGTGCTGTCTTAAAGGGTTTTTTAGAATCGCATAATATCAATGTTACACAAATAGCAATAGGTGTTCCTATCGGTGCCTCAGTTGATTATATTGATCAAGGTACCCTTAATTTTTCACTAAAAAACCGTAAATAA
- the tmk gene encoding dTMP kinase, producing the protein MFITFEGLDGSGKTTILSKLITLIKEKYPTVDFLVTREPGGKDLKEAERIREIILDSSSDLSPVAEAMLYSTSRRIHLEKVIWPALKSGRLVFCDRYIDSFYAYQGFARELGYKFVKDLTNLIIDNAIPDLTIFLDITPEKSKERRSKTRLVEDRLELENIEFHKKVYLGYKQIIDEYPSRFIVVDASGTLEDVTNKIFDSLIKNQKFISYLKKGN; encoded by the coding sequence ATGTTTATAACTTTTGAAGGACTTGATGGTAGCGGCAAAACTACTATATTATCAAAATTAATTACTTTAATAAAAGAAAAATACCCTACCGTTGATTTTTTAGTAACTAGAGAACCGGGCGGAAAAGATTTAAAAGAAGCTGAAAGAATTAGAGAAATAATTCTAGATAGTTCTAGTGATTTATCACCAGTTGCTGAAGCTATGTTGTATTCAACAAGTAGAAGAATACACTTAGAAAAAGTTATTTGACCTGCACTAAAAAGTGGGAGACTTGTATTTTGTGATAGATATATAGATAGTTTCTATGCATATCAAGGCTTTGCAAGAGAATTAGGTTATAAATTTGTAAAAGACCTTACAAATTTAATTATTGATAATGCTATCCCTGACTTAACAATCTTTCTAGATATTACTCCTGAAAAAAGTAAGGAAAGAAGATCTAAAACAAGGCTTGTTGAAGACCGTTTAGAATTAGAAAACATCGAATTTCACAAAAAAGTTTATTTAGGTTATAAACAAATTATCGATGAATATCCAAGTCGTTTTATAGTAGTAGACGCTTCCGGAACTCTCGAAGATGTTACAAATAAAATTTTTGATAGTTTAATTAAAAACCAAAAGTTTATAAGTTATTTAAAGAAAGGCAATTAA
- the rsmI gene encoding 16S rRNA (cytidine(1402)-2'-O)-methyltransferase → MSKIYIVGTPIGNLKDITLRAIETLQNVDIIACEDTRVTFKLLSKLNILGKKLITYNAHTESNSAKGIIKLVESGQSVALVSDAGMPVVSDPGFDLIKLAREKEIDLEIIPGVSAVITAFAGSSFSNNFTFCGFIKDKTIQRIHELEKLNVGTYIYFVSPHKLLKTLEDIHTVFKGVEQLCLTKELTKIYETWDFGNASELLAKYQEMDSIKGEFTLVLNIPKIKREKVNKYKKSNFN, encoded by the coding sequence ATGAGTAAAATATATATTGTCGGTACACCAATTGGTAATCTTAAAGATATAACTTTAAGAGCTATAGAAACATTGCAAAATGTTGATATTATTGCTTGTGAAGATACAAGGGTTACTTTTAAATTATTAAGTAAATTAAATATCTTAGGTAAAAAATTAATAACTTATAACGCTCATACAGAGTCAAATTCAGCTAAAGGTATTATTAAATTAGTAGAAAGCGGACAAAGTGTTGCTTTAGTTTCTGATGCTGGTATGCCTGTTGTTTCTGATCCGGGATTTGATTTAATAAAATTAGCAAGAGAAAAAGAAATTGATCTTGAAATAATACCTGGAGTTAGCGCTGTCATCACAGCTTTTGCAGGTTCATCATTTTCAAATAATTTTACTTTCTGCGGATTTATTAAAGATAAAACTATTCAAAGAATTCATGAATTGGAAAAATTAAATGTAGGTACTTATATTTATTTTGTTTCACCTCATAAATTATTAAAAACCCTTGAAGATATTCATACTGTTTTTAAAGGTGTAGAACAGCTTTGTTTAACAAAAGAACTTACAAAAATATATGAAACTTGAGATTTTGGTAATGCAAGTGAATTATTAGCTAAATATCAAGAAATGGATAGCATAAAAGGGGAGTTTACATTAGTTCTTAATATCCCTAAAATCAAGCGTGAAAAAGTGAATAAGTATAAAAAAAGCAATTTTAATTAA
- a CDS encoding S41 family peptidase produces the protein MKTNFKKIFLGFGTLTSLVPLSVACSNNQTTNEEKPVTPNNPTDNNGASNPIDNKNTNNGNSNVSNSDVFAERQVVFESLLPKNALPFKENVSLKVLSNKATDYLEINEFLTMIDGLITKSKYTPIKDEEHSEWTFKPYNEDTKDGVTPYLKFNYKDNTIEYNSEWVFNAYESSGNTEETASYNKHYKNLNDEVIKEGNPVIKLNLGDYGMKVHHDNGKLYVPFDVLNLLFGSKNRILFYITGNKIFGATIGLPPTSPEGKKLFNQTRRSKETLQDREHNLNFLAFVMDNFYGFKNKVAGGFKNLPTINKDKLLSLGVNKYTEEYINIFDNVLNDPHSRFVDFSYYLTESTPNLNVKSSEGTKINDIASYTQKLNGVLLKNHPAKDQNSPTLKNLDDAGVPYVLTHNDLAIIRINDFAIGNEEPTPIQGTRYSRIGDTFARVKYIIDKMIKTKDEIKKVVLDLSLNRGGEIVQAEKVLGLMTNDDIKHRRQNSQTGKEYYQKMKVDANTDGNFDDNDALEGITWYVMTSPVTFSAANYLAQYAKDYKLAKIIGQKSSGGTYSIMPIVLPDGTTITISSADGSVDKNGLSIEDGVTPDISIEYDDFYNEAKIQEILSKQSEEKSN, from the coding sequence ATGAAAACAAATTTTAAAAAAATATTTTTAGGATTTGGTACCTTAACTAGTTTGGTACCACTTTCTGTAGCATGTAGTAACAATCAAACAACAAATGAAGAAAAACCAGTAACTCCTAATAATCCAACAGATAATAACGGAGCATCTAACCCAATTGATAATAAAAATACTAATAACGGTAATTCAAACGTTTCAAATAGCGATGTATTCGCAGAGCGTCAAGTAGTTTTTGAAAGTTTATTACCTAAAAATGCCTTACCTTTCAAAGAAAACGTTTCTTTAAAAGTTTTAAGTAATAAAGCAACTGATTATCTTGAAATAAATGAATTTTTAACTATGATTGACGGTTTAATTACAAAAAGTAAATATACACCAATTAAAGATGAAGAGCATTCAGAATGAACATTTAAACCTTACAATGAAGATACAAAAGACGGTGTAACACCTTATTTAAAATTTAACTATAAAGATAACACAATTGAATATAATTCTGAATGAGTTTTTAATGCATATGAAAGTTCAGGAAACACAGAAGAAACAGCTTCATACAATAAACATTATAAAAACTTAAACGATGAAGTAATTAAAGAAGGTAACCCAGTAATCAAACTTAATTTAGGAGATTATGGAATGAAAGTTCACCATGATAATGGTAAATTATACGTTCCTTTTGATGTTTTAAATCTATTATTTGGTTCTAAAAACAGAATTCTATTCTATATTACAGGAAACAAAATTTTTGGAGCAACAATAGGTTTACCACCAACTAGTCCTGAAGGTAAAAAATTATTTAACCAAACAAGAAGGTCAAAAGAAACATTACAAGACAGAGAACATAACTTAAACTTTTTAGCATTTGTTATGGACAATTTCTATGGATTTAAAAACAAAGTTGCAGGCGGATTTAAAAACTTACCTACAATTAACAAAGATAAACTATTGAGTTTAGGTGTTAATAAATACACAGAAGAATATATAAATATTTTTGATAATGTATTAAATGACCCTCACTCAAGATTTGTTGATTTTTCATATTATTTAACAGAAAGTACACCAAACTTAAATGTCAAAAGTTCTGAAGGTACTAAGATAAATGATATTGCATCTTATACACAAAAATTAAATGGTGTATTACTTAAAAATCATCCGGCAAAAGATCAAAATTCACCAACATTAAAAAATCTAGATGATGCAGGTGTTCCATATGTACTAACACATAATGACCTAGCAATTATTAGAATTAATGATTTTGCAATTGGTAACGAAGAACCAACTCCTATTCAAGGAACAAGATATAGTAGAATCGGCGACACTTTTGCACGTGTTAAATATATAATTGATAAAATGATAAAAACTAAAGATGAAATTAAAAAAGTTGTTTTAGATTTATCGCTAAATAGAGGTGGTGAAATCGTACAAGCTGAAAAAGTTCTTGGTTTGATGACAAATGATGATATCAAACACAGAAGACAAAACAGCCAAACAGGCAAAGAATATTACCAAAAAATGAAAGTTGATGCTAATACTGACGGTAATTTCGATGACAATGACGCTTTAGAAGGTATTACATGATACGTAATGACTAGTCCGGTTACATTTAGTGCTGCAAACTACTTAGCTCAATATGCAAAAGACTATAAATTAGCCAAAATTATAGGTCAAAAAAGTAGTGGTGGTACATATTCAATTATGCCAATTGTATTACCAGATGGTACAACAATTACAATAAGCTCAGCAGATGGTAGTGTTGATAAAAATGGTTTATCAATCGAAGATGGAGTAACTCCAGATATATCAATTGAATATGATGACTTCTACAATGAAGCTAAAATTCAAGAAATCTTATCAAAACAAAGTGAAGAAAAAAGCAATTAA
- a CDS encoding S41 family peptidase, which produces MNKKIKKLLSLIFITTPITTLASCSFTNSSINKKYDLNTYYEVQINDKNYYAHQVKFKNYEEGQFKIVDGTNLSIIDIEDIQYVNLNDFLKMINGLIYTDVYLKNLEKTDEYWQFTPYGKDEKDYPYVKFNFKDATIEFNDNSVFGASINGVDSGTDYNKNINFVKTEVVRKGDKVTKIQLRNYGFDMFEYQKELLVPYDVLNLLFGSNNYYNLYLNKDQIVGNFLPNILGGKNVPWGEKFYSKNRYTIETPRTREINYNFMALVFDNFYGFKDLKMPNGFKSYTKNNYDALMDTNPDLYLQEYAKLFTIDLNDPHAQIFTSIGVKPRVDFSKYQENQIMNNKSYNIGKYYRVLDRHLSQLNPEFYLKDRENQINIMHYNDLAIIKVNNFVVASREMIKNNKEQAYEYDTFYRVLNSIRKIQKDYKEVKNIVLDLSTNTGGHVVQALKLLGMMTNDNIKEYQIDTITNSFGYKEVKVDSDDDGDFNDNDAFTQYNWYIMTSPITFSAANFMATYAKDNNIAKIIGNRSSGGTFSVFPFVLPDGTTLGISSNAGFTFKNEKLVEDGAEVDIWINYEDYYNPEKIGKIIQNQKRR; this is translated from the coding sequence ATGAATAAAAAAATAAAAAAATTACTATCCTTAATCTTTATAACAACCCCAATAACAACTCTAGCGAGTTGTTCTTTTACTAATTCATCAATTAATAAAAAATATGATTTAAACACATATTATGAAGTGCAAATAAATGATAAAAATTACTATGCACATCAAGTAAAATTTAAAAATTATGAAGAAGGACAATTTAAAATAGTAGATGGTACAAATTTAAGTATTATAGATATTGAAGATATTCAGTATGTAAATTTAAATGATTTTTTAAAAATGATTAATGGTCTTATTTATACAGATGTATATTTAAAAAACTTAGAAAAGACTGACGAATACTGACAATTTACTCCTTACGGAAAAGATGAAAAAGATTATCCATACGTTAAATTTAACTTTAAGGATGCAACTATCGAATTTAATGATAATTCTGTTTTTGGCGCATCAATAAACGGAGTAGATAGTGGTACAGATTATAATAAAAATATAAATTTTGTAAAAACTGAAGTTGTAAGAAAAGGTGACAAAGTTACTAAAATACAACTAAGAAATTATGGATTCGATATGTTTGAATATCAAAAAGAGTTGTTAGTTCCTTATGATGTACTTAATTTATTATTTGGTTCAAACAATTATTACAATTTATATTTAAATAAAGATCAAATCGTAGGTAATTTTTTACCAAATATTTTAGGTGGAAAAAACGTACCTTGAGGAGAAAAGTTTTATAGTAAAAATAGATACACAATAGAAACACCTAGAACTAGAGAAATTAACTATAATTTTATGGCTCTTGTCTTTGATAATTTTTATGGATTCAAAGATCTTAAAATGCCTAATGGTTTTAAATCATATACAAAAAATAATTACGATGCATTAATGGATACTAATCCAGATTTATATCTCCAAGAATATGCCAAATTATTTACTATTGATTTAAATGATCCGCACGCTCAAATTTTTACATCAATAGGTGTTAAACCACGTGTTGATTTCAGTAAATACCAAGAAAATCAAATCATGAATAATAAATCATATAATATTGGAAAATATTATAGAGTTTTAGATAGACATCTATCACAGTTAAATCCGGAGTTTTATTTAAAAGATAGAGAAAATCAAATTAATATAATGCATTATAACGATTTAGCAATAATCAAAGTTAATAACTTTGTTGTAGCAAGTAGAGAAATGATTAAAAACAACAAAGAACAAGCTTATGAATACGATACTTTTTATAGAGTTCTAAATAGTATTAGAAAAATACAAAAAGACTATAAGGAAGTTAAAAATATAGTTTTAGACTTATCTACAAATACTGGTGGTCACGTTGTACAAGCACTTAAATTATTAGGTATGATGACTAATGACAACATAAAAGAATATCAAATTGATACAATCACCAATAGCTTCGGTTATAAAGAAGTTAAAGTGGACTCTGATGATGATGGTGATTTTAATGATAATGATGCATTTACTCAATATAATTGATATATTATGACTAGTCCAATTACATTTAGTGCAGCTAATTTTATGGCAACTTATGCTAAAGATAATAACATAGCTAAAATAATAGGTAATAGAAGTTCCGGAGGTACATTCTCTGTATTCCCATTTGTATTACCTGATGGAACCACATTAGGAATTAGTTCTAATGCAGGGTTTACTTTTAAAAACGAAAAACTTGTTGAAGACGGTGCAGAAGTAGATATATGAATAAATTATGAAGATTATTATAATCCAGAAAAAATTGGTAAAATTATACAAAATCAAAAAAGAAGGTAA
- a CDS encoding alpha/beta fold hydrolase encodes MKSKSFYGENNIYVAEWKVENPKGIIQFVHGLGDQIDRYEEFAKYFNSKGYIVVGNDNYGHGNTVDLDDQLGIIPEDINEMINSVTTLNILIKKKYPNLPIYLFGHSMGSLISLLFATKNSNNIDGLFLVGFPYYSNIQGSFAINIVKYLEKKYGKNYKYTGFKNFVDKRLNRKIKNPKNEFEWLSSDKNYYEEYILNNKYKKFRIPSLHLLYAIMQFAKNSYDLNILKNINKSITVSIFNGKKDAIGEFGKGPKKLYLNLVKIGLQHLNHKTYAQSRHNIIHDIEKENVFEDMYQIIKEINKKYE; translated from the coding sequence ATGAAAAGTAAATCATTTTACGGAGAAAATAACATTTATGTAGCTGAATGAAAAGTCGAAAATCCTAAAGGTATAATTCAGTTCGTGCACGGTTTAGGTGATCAAATTGATAGATATGAAGAATTTGCAAAATACTTCAATTCAAAAGGATATATTGTAGTTGGTAATGACAACTACGGTCATGGTAACACTGTTGATTTAGATGATCAATTGGGTATTATTCCTGAAGATATTAACGAAATGATAAATAGTGTAACTACTTTAAACATTTTAATTAAAAAGAAATATCCAAACTTACCAATTTATCTTTTTGGACATTCAATGGGTTCATTAATATCTCTATTATTTGCAACTAAAAATAGCAATAATATTGATGGTTTATTCTTAGTCGGATTTCCATATTATAGTAATATACAAGGTTCTTTCGCTATAAATATTGTTAAGTATTTAGAGAAAAAATATGGTAAAAACTATAAATATACAGGTTTTAAAAACTTTGTCGATAAAAGATTAAACAGAAAAATCAAAAATCCAAAAAACGAGTTTGAGTGACTATCAAGTGACAAAAACTACTATGAAGAATACATTTTAAATAATAAATATAAAAAATTTAGAATTCCTTCGCTTCATTTACTATATGCAATAATGCAATTTGCTAAAAATTCATATGATTTAAACATTTTAAAAAATATTAATAAAAGCATTACAGTTTCTATTTTTAATGGAAAAAAAGACGCTATAGGAGAATTTGGTAAAGGTCCTAAAAAATTATATTTAAATCTAGTAAAAATTGGTTTACAACACCTTAACCATAAAACTTACGCACAATCTAGACATAATATTATTCATGACATTGAAAAAGAAAATGTTTTTGAAGATATGTACCAAATAATTAAAGAAATAAATAAGAAATATGAATAA